The genomic DNA TATATTTCTTCCTGTAACCCATACAGCTCAGTGGGGGATGTAGCTCAAATGGTAGAGCGCTCGCTTTGCATGCGAGAGGCACGGAGTTCGATCCCCCGCATCTCCACCTTTAGATTTTTTTGCCTAATTAGATTTATTCTTGCCTAACCTTTTTTATTTTcgtttttaataaaacaattacTTTCCAAATTTCTAAAACAAATGGGGATGTAGCTCAAATGGTAGAGCGCTCGCTTTGCATGGGAGAGGCACGGGGTTCGATCCCCCGCATCtccatttttagatttttttgccTAACCTTCTTTTTTTTGGCCTAATAACAAATTCAACCTTCCAATAtttctaattttattaatttgatcCTAAATCTAAAGAAATCAACGAATTTAGCCCTTAATGTTTTATATAGTTCACTTTTTTTTGgcctaataacaaatttaaccttcaaatatttctaattttattaatttgatcCTACATCTAAAGCAACCAAAGAATTTAGCCCTTAATGTTTTAATTCTAATTCTAAAATCtcaataaatttagccctcaatatTCAACAAATACTCTATCTATGAGTTTGATCCTTAATATTTTAgagaaatttaattaaataatacgaTATTAATACGTCTTGTACTCTTCTTCTTTAGTGGGTTTTGGAAGTACATTaaagaatatttttaaaaatgtatttttttaaaatgtatattttgAAATATCTATTTTAGAATTAAAACTAATTTGACAAATTTTGTAATTGTTGAGTGATAGATTTATTGAgtttttaacatttaaactacaatgacaaattttgtaaatattgaaagttaaatttgttaaactttttatatttaagattaaattgataaattgtgtaaatattgaaaagttaaatttattatcaGATTAATAAAAACcacacattaatttttttttttttggtgaaaaaaagATACAAGTAAGAACTCAAACCCTCGTAAGAagattttcaaacaattttaagCCTAGACTCCTAGTACGAACAGATTTAGCCAGATAGTAGGCAATGAAGTTATCTTCTCTGGGGTCGTATTGAATTTTTCATTGCTCCATTTTCCTCAAGATGGATTTTCCTTACTGAGGTAGAGTTAGAACTCCCCCGAAGAATCTTCCTAGATAGCATTAATAGTATCAGTACTATTGATTTGAATTAGGATTTTCCCAAAGCGACAAATAACGAGAGactgattaaaatatttaatttcaaaaaatatagtaaccaaataataaaaaaataactgAATGACCAAAAACAAAGCAAAAGGCATAATTAATTTACCCTTAAGCTAACCCAActcaaaattatattattatctaaAAAACATCATCTAATTTCATCATCTAATTTAAATATAGTCGTAAAacgtttaatattaaattattaatatgaaaaaaatcaattttaaattttaaaattattttaaaaagtcAAGACATGATAGAGTGCTATGCACCGAATCAAATTGTATGATCACATTCACGAGTTGcaatgaatatgtgattaaaaaAGACCATAATAATTAACAAGAGTTAAGTATAATAGTAAAGCATGTTGCATTCCCAAAGAGAGATGCATGTTCGTACCTTTGAAACGACATTGTTTAAAGAAGAGCCACAAACTTCAAACGTAAACCGTAAAACGGATATgaaaaataccaaaaaaaaatCATAGTAAATGTTAATTATCTTAAAACACTCCAACTATTATAGTTAATTTGATTAATAAAGCAATTATGAGGATTCAAATACTTCAACACTATTATATTCAAGTTTCAACTGCCCAAACCATATGAGCTTACCATTTTTCTTGGCCATCTTCGTTATTCTATGCTTCAAATAGTTCCAACACACACCATTACATTCCTCATTATTAACTCATACCACCACTATCTGTTTCTCTTTTCTATGCAGAATATGGTATTTTCAGTGCCATTCTTTGAGCAAGCCATGGTCGGTTCGGATCAGGGTCTATGAATCCGTGCATAAGGAACTCTTCTGCTTCTTCCTCCAGCAGTTCCCGAGACCAAGTAACCCGTTTCGATTGACAGCACCCAGGGCCGAAACATCTGCAGCAGTTTCATTTAAATCTATTTGTTCCAAAGGAAATGACGTCTCTCGTAAAAGCAACATGAGAATAAGGAAGAGAGACCATGAGATACCTGTATTCGTAAAAGCAAGCACTTCTCTCGTTTTCGGCTTTTCCCCAGTTATGCCAACCTACATGTTTGATACATTGGTCCATGTATGTGTAGGCAAAGACCACCCTTCCAAAGGGTCCCCATGGTCGCCCGAGATATGAATAAGAAGACCCTCCGTTGCCAGTAATGACGCATCTGCATCAATGCCACAAATTGTAATTCACAGCTGATTACGTGTGATAATGGAAGTAACTGATTGTAAGAGGAAGGAAATCAAAAGAACGGGAACAATAATCCGAGAAGATGCACCATAACTTTTTCCTTGCGAACTTGAACGGATCGCAGTTCAGTCTCCTAAAAACAGAACTATGTATGGTCCTTGTAGCTATATTGCAAGTATATAGTTTTCTATGAAGTATAGCTTAATGGTTAAAAAAATTGTTAGCAGAATCAAAATCCCGGGTTCGGGTGAGAAACTTTTAACTTAAACAACTATAAAAAGCACAAATACAATATTAAGGAAAATTACGAGTGCCACATTTTCCTACCAACAAAATACCAGATAGACCATACATACAAAAGAGCTGTATTTTGAAGAATTTTCTTTCGAATTTAAACATAAGAACTATGCTTGAAACCATCCACTTCGAAGTCCTCAAACAACTTAACAACTTGAAAATTAAGAAATTTATGCAAGATGATAATGAGATGTTAACGAAAAACAAATAGTAGAAAAGAAAAAGGCACAATTAGTCAACCACAGACCTTAAAAACACGTAACCAGTCGATTCCTGAGAAGTTTTCCGGCTCTGTGCAGTTATAAATCCAGCTGACTTGCAGTGTATATGACAATGCTCTAAAAGAGCTGTgctatttccaaaaataaagtCTACACTTCCTTCAATGTAGCAGTCTTTCAAGTACTGTCTTCCATGATGCAAGTATAGAGTATCCTGCAAATGGTTATACGAGCAGTAAGATTCTAGGAGGTCAATGTCCACGGATAGAAGAAAGGGTCCTAGATGCTGAAATCCGAACCTCAAGACTTGTCGAAATATCACCTCTTAAAGAAGGTTCCATAAATCATCCGTACAACTTTACAAACACAATTAAACCACTAAATTGGTCATGAAATAATCGAAAGAGTAAAGAGCTTAACATGTAGCCAACATTGTTTACACAGAAAGATATAACTTTGCCAAGATTTCAATGTATTTAGAAAGACTTCAGAGGATTATATCTTTATACACATGCTGGAATATGCATCGGAAAACAAAGAGTCGGGACAACATAAGAGGGCATAATGATACAGTTTACATAAGGCCAACTAAAATGAGATGAGCTAAGCACCTGCCAGCCCAGGAATTTGCAATTATAGAATGCACATCGATCCGCTGTTACTCTGATTGCAACAGCTTGTCCTGAACCCTGTAAGGAAGTGAAAGATTAATTGCGGGAAGAGTTTGAAATTTCTGCAGCATTTTCAAAGCAACTCGCAATTTTTGACAATAGAAAGAAAAAACACCCAAATGCTAAAATTCATATCATTCCAATCCATATAGCTGAAAGGAAAATATATTGAgaaacaaatcaaaattttaaagaaagtgatgatgatgatgatcagTCAAAAACCCAAGAACCAAACTTGAATCACAAATTGAAGCTCAGGAAAATGTCTAATAAAGGTGAAATTCCAATCATAAATTGTCTGCTTTAGTGATTAATTCAATACCAATATAGTAGAAAGGGAAATCTAttgagagaaaaaagaaaagtcCAGAGTTGAAATTCTTGATAATGATGATAGGATAATTAGCCAAAAAAAACTCAAGAACAAAAACCGAAATCCAGAAAAAAAAATCCCCAAAAAAAAGGGGGTTAAAATTAGAGGAAAAATTGAAAAGTCACCTCTGGGGAAGAGTTTTCAAATGTGACATTTTCAGCAATGAAATCTTCTCCTTCAACAATCACAGTGCCACAACCGAACGTTCCAGTCCCAATTAACCTCGAacccttttcaaaaaaaaaaaaaaaacactatgaTTACACGTAGCGAAAACCCAGATAAGGTAGCACGAAAAAAGGACATCTTTTTTTACCTGGTGATGTTGAATTTTAGTAGCGGTATTGTTCCATGTAAGAACAGTGAGTTCAGGGCGGAGACCAGCCAAAGTGATGAGGTTCTTGGTCTTGGGAATGTAAACAGGTTGCTTGTAAACCCCGGGTGACAGTCGAATGATGGTGCGGCAGGTGTTGCAGAGTGGGACAGTGTCAATGGCTTCCTGCACTGTTCGGTAGTCGCCATTGCCGTCTTGGGACACCGTTATTACCCTCGCCGACATCGATCGAAGTCGAAGAGAAACAACAACAACACGCCCTCTTTTCTGTCTTGAATGTTTTGTGGGGTTTTTAGTGAGATTTGAGTTTTTCTTTAAGAAAGAGGCTGATGAGATCGAGCGAAGAGGCAATAAATAGAAAAACAATTTACAGGTTTTTCAGAAGACATGATTCATTGCTGTTTTACTGCTAATTACTATGTTTTTGTCTTTTATCATACTAAgaatatttcattcaattttttaaGGGTAAACTACATTCATCGTCCTTCAACTTTGTTTAAATTATATTTCGGTTACCTATGTTACATAATAGTCATTAATTTATCGATTGTTACAATTTTGTTACTCGGCAGTTAAAAAGGTAACGTTGCTCCTTAATTCAAAAGGTTAAtagttattttaaaattttctttaaaataaataaaaaaatcatagaAAAATAAATAGCAGCAAGGCAAAATCAAGAATtttgtaactaatatttatatataaaacttgaaatttaagagaagAAATGGTGGGTTTGGAGAAAGAGGAGAAGAAGAATAGCTCTGcctattataaatttaaaaaatctaaaattctAATACGAAAAGCTATTCAAAAACCCAATCAATCTAGTAATTTGAGTTATAGATAAGAAATGATAGGTTTAGACAAGAAATAGATTACtttgtattattaattaaaagagaaaaatctcaaattttaaaaaattgaaacttACCAAAGGGTTCGGACAATATAATAGAACATTTTGCTCTTCTCTCTTGCCCccttatttcttaattttctctctatttttctttctttcaaattatcaAGAAAATCTCGCAAATAAGCTATTGGTATAAGGAGTTTTGCTTATACATTTTGTTTTTTCATGCAAAAATCATTGAGAATAAGTATACGAAAGGTAATAATTCAAACAATGGATATTAACGACAATAATGATTAGACtaagatttttaaattaaaaaagtaGAAGGatgaattttaacttttaaagttatagactaaatttcaaattttgtcaAAGCATAGGGACTAGCAACACATTTTAacctaataaatatataatacatgaaaataatttcctcatttattttttattctatttttttaaaaatttcttcccactttctttcctttatctcttTCACTACCTAGGCAATTTTAATGTATCTtacttttatattaatatttttataacattaattcttgtttaaaaataattaataaattttaaaataatgtaattataaattatttttaaaaatatttaactaatttaaaattatttaaattaataataatattatttataagttatttatttttatatatagttaaattaatctgtaattatattaaaattattaatactcgatcttttataaattaatctgtaataatatttattaatatgtatcttttctaaaactataataattttaatattataacattaaaagttaatttaattataaaaatcttaaaataaagctaaaaaaagataaatttaaacaaaaagcatagaataattttaaaaattataaggaATATAAAAGAGAATAATGTCTTTTATTCTTGACCATTTATAAGGAATATAAAAGGGCTCCACTGATTAAAACAAAAGTATGAGGGATGCAATTGAAATGCAATTTCCTTTATTTCATGAATGGCCCTTTGGTAGAATGATATATTAATTAATACTCATGTGTCgtctaattttgaaattttatacaCCTAATGTAATttggataaataaaataaacttggagGTGGCATTTAAATACCATTTATTTTtacactttttattttattttatttttcccaatAATATTGATGTTTTACTTTATAGCAAATACAAGATAACAATAGTAACTTTTCTATCCATTTTTATAAGTTTGAATTGAATCAACTTAAATTTATGGGTAAATTACACTAAGGTTACTAATAAttagtaaatttacattttgatcatTTAATTTCAAAAGATTATAAAATAGTCGTTgcactatttgaaagttttctttTTAAGTCATTGAACTGTTAAATTCACTATTGTATGGAATCCTCTATTTGCATCACCTATACTAATTGAAAgctcttattttctttctcttctaaattcagtttttttttcatgaaacaactttaaaTGTCACAAATTTataaaccaaaatttaaatagCTTTCTTCTTCAATCTTGACATTGATTGTCAAATAGACTTGGATCTAAAATGTTCTTCTACTCGTTAATGAGTACTAATTCATCGTACCAATTGTTGAATCGTCGCTTGGAGCTCTCTAGCtggactttaaaaaaaaaaacttaacaacccAATGGCTTaaataaaaactctagaatagttcaataatttaaaatgaaaattttttaataatttaataaccattttgtaacattttgaaattaaataacCAAAACATAAAGTTATTAATAATTTACTGACCCAATGTTTacccaaaattttaaatatgaaaaagttcgTGTATCACGATTTTACACTGGACTAGGAGTCGAGTCACCCACCTAGGCTCACTTGAAAATTGAGagggtttgagtaaaaatataggtTCGAAAAATAGGATTGGACAAAAAATAAGATCTGTTTTCTAAATGGGCGGGGTCTCCAATAAGAATTTTTTGGCCCTAACCCGAATTTGactaaatttttttcttgttGCTATTTGCTTCGGTTatgttactattttgttgttgttatgttgTTGTTTTGATATTATTTCTCTAAtatattactactattttgttactattgtttggatattgtataacttttattttattgttaagttTGCTACTACTTTAGAAGCATTTGCTTGCTATGTTGCTATCCATGTTACTATTATTTGAGTATAAagatttttttaatgtatttttaatttgttgaaaaatatttattttaatgtttttagtatatttgatgtattatatttttaaatatattttatataaaaaataatataaaaattaatatggacgGACCGGGCTTGATTAAGCATTTTTATTAGTGTTagcttgagtaaaattttaggctaatttttttttgaaaagatcaAGCCCAAGCCTAGAAAATAGACCTAGGCTTAACCTTAAAATCGACTCAAACTTGACTCGATCTATGATCAAGTCTACATTATATTCGCACTTTaccattaaatttaatttaattaagaatttttcaaaatataatttaattcttaaaaaactaaatttaaattaattacttatttcataaaataaaatatcttattcaaATCTAGAATCTGCGAATCGTAAATGAAAATTCAAATTTACAATAattttttaactaaaaaaaaaaaaaacctgttcTTTGCCAAAGAACACGGTATATTTCAAAATCCAACGGCCCAAGTTAATTTCCTTAAAACGTCATCGTTTAGGCTTTTTAAACAATGAACGAATTGAGAGGTCTCGTCAAACTGTCCTATTCAATCGCTTCCCGCCTTTCATTCTCCGTTCAACCCCCTCACTTCGTCTCatatatttatatcaaaacatttaaaaaagaagaaaaagaaaaagaacctttaattttcattttttgaaCGCATAGCCAAAGCCAAACGATGCCGTATTACACATCTCCAGCTGAGGATGAACCCGACGAGTTTGACGAGCATAATCCAACGCCGTACCGTGGTGGGTTCGACCTCTTCGTGACTTACGGACAACCATTGGAACCCAGTGAAGAGACTTGTTACCCTTCGTCCACACCGTCTGACGGAAATTTAGATTATGAGTGTCCGCATTTCTCTTCCGGAAGCTACCCTTATGGTCATGATCGACATGGACAATCTAAACCCTATTCTAGTGCTCATGATGATGATGGATATGGAGATCAACATGGGTCTCATCATCACGGAAGGAAGCCTGAACATGATTCTGGATATGGTAGGAAATCGGGGCACAGGGAACATGGATCCGAATATGGGAGGAAATCTTCAGGGTATGGAGACTCCGAATCCGAATACGGATCTGGGTACGGTAAAAAGCAAAGCCATGGAAGTGGGAGGAAATCGGATGATGAAGATGAAGGGTATAAGAAATCTAGTTATAGGAAATCGAGTTATGATAGATCAGATGAAAGAGAAGAAGGATATGGAGGTGGGAGGAAATCGGATGATGAAGATGAAGGGTATAAGAAGTCGagttatagaagaaatgatgacAATGATTCAGATGATGAAAGGAGGAGCCATGGGCGCAGAAAACACGTAAGTTATCCCATATTTATCACGAATTTGAATAACGTAGATGTTTTAAACTCACTCGATTTCAACATGGTCAACATTGCAGGGTAAGAAAAGTGAAGATGaagatgatgaaga from Gossypium arboreum isolate Shixiya-1 chromosome 9, ASM2569848v2, whole genome shotgun sequence includes the following:
- the LOC108454072 gene encoding pectinesterase 31, with product MSARVITVSQDGNGDYRTVQEAIDTVPLCNTCRTIIRLSPGVYKQPVYIPKTKNLITLAGLRPELTVLTWNNTATKIQHHQGSRLIGTGTFGCGTVIVEGEDFIAENVTFENSSPEGSGQAVAIRVTADRCAFYNCKFLGWQDTLYLHHGRQYLKDCYIEGSVDFIFGNSTALLEHCHIHCKSAGFITAQSRKTSQESTGYVFLRCVITGNGGSSYSYLGRPWGPFGRVVFAYTYMDQCIKHVGWHNWGKAENERSACFYEYRCFGPGCCQSKRVTWSRELLEEEAEEFLMHGFIDPDPNRPWLAQRMALKIPYSA
- the LOC108455135 gene encoding uncharacterized protein At5g39570-like; translation: MPYYTSPAEDEPDEFDEHNPTPYRGGFDLFVTYGQPLEPSEETCYPSSTPSDGNLDYECPHFSSGSYPYGHDRHGQSKPYSSAHDDDGYGDQHGSHHHGRKPEHDSGYGRKSGHREHGSEYGRKSSGYGDSESEYGSGYGKKQSHGSGRKSDDEDEGYKKSSYRKSSYDRSDEREEGYGGGRKSDDEDEGYKKSSYRRNDDNDSDDERRSHGRRKHGKKSEDEDDEDDDDEGKKHRRHRRHRDYDED